In the Leptotrichia sp. oral taxon 212 genome, one interval contains:
- the rplO gene encoding 50S ribosomal protein L15 gives MNLNELRPADGSKRDRKRVGRGHGTGWGKTAGKGHNGQKQRSGTYVSPIFEGGQMPIIRRVPKRGFSNSPFKKDMVVITLSDIVEKFNDGDVVSLETLVENGIIKNPKFIIKYSDEALRNIKGKKAVKEYLETNVESYVKEKDFTSLLKIIGNAEVTKKLTVKAHGISKSAKESVEKAGGSVEILEVKSYSTKAGNNKNENEDK, from the coding sequence ATGAATCTTAATGAATTAAGACCTGCTGATGGCTCTAAAAGAGATAGAAAAAGAGTAGGAAGAGGTCACGGTACAGGATGGGGAAAGACAGCAGGTAAAGGGCATAACGGTCAGAAACAAAGATCAGGTACTTATGTTTCACCTATATTTGAAGGTGGACAGATGCCTATTATAAGAAGAGTTCCTAAAAGAGGATTCTCAAATTCTCCATTTAAAAAAGATATGGTAGTTATTACATTATCTGATATTGTTGAAAAATTCAATGATGGAGATGTAGTAAGCTTAGAAACATTAGTAGAAAATGGAATAATTAAAAATCCTAAATTTATAATTAAATATTCAGATGAAGCATTGAGAAATATAAAAGGAAAAAAAGCTGTAAAAGAATATTTAGAAACAAATGTTGAATCATATGTTAAGGAAAAAGATTTTACAAGCTTACTAAAAATAATTGGAAATGCTGAAGTTACAAAAAAATTGACTGTAAAAGCACATGGAATTTCAAAATCAGCTAAAGAATCTGTTGAAAAAGCAGGTGGAAGTGTAGAAATTCTTGAAGTTAAGTCATACTCAACTAAAGCAGGAAATAATAAAAATGAAAATGAGGATAAGTAA
- the secY gene encoding preprotein translocase subunit SecY, with translation MTLTEAIVSRIKAIFKIPELEKRVSFTLIMIIIARIGIHIPVPGINMDLFKDFQNNAIAGFLNLFSGGAVERASIFSLGIIPYINSSIVFQLLGVIFPKIDEMQKEGGKERDKITQWTRYVTIILAIGQSFGISVALMGSGMVIEPGIKFIISSVALMTGGTAFLMWISERISIRGIGNGTSMLIFLNIVAGLPGVLHNMWASLSKESTGIVMFTLSLVLFVVIITLMVIVQLAERRIPIQYAGKGSLGFGGGQSAVGRRTYLPLKINMSGVMPIIFASVLMAAPPFIVSLMKDSKLKTFLATQFAPKGVMYLLLFAILITVFSFFYTLTIAFDPDKVADDLKQSGGTIPTVRAGAETADYLEGVATRVTFGSAIFLSLLGIFPNIWFGYFLNINVLIGGTSLLILVGTAVELLQQIDSYLAVKKMKGFIKKDRKNRR, from the coding sequence TTGACTTTAACTGAAGCAATAGTAAGTAGGATAAAAGCAATATTCAAAATACCCGAATTGGAAAAAAGAGTATCTTTTACCTTGATTATGATTATCATTGCAAGAATTGGAATACATATCCCTGTTCCTGGAATTAATATGGATCTTTTTAAGGATTTTCAAAATAATGCGATAGCTGGATTCCTGAATCTATTTTCAGGGGGAGCAGTTGAGAGAGCATCTATATTTTCGCTGGGAATAATTCCTTACATCAACTCATCAATCGTATTTCAACTTTTAGGAGTTATTTTTCCTAAAATAGATGAAATGCAGAAAGAAGGAGGTAAGGAAAGAGATAAAATTACTCAATGGACAAGATACGTAACCATTATTCTTGCAATAGGACAATCGTTCGGAATATCAGTAGCATTAATGGGAAGCGGAATGGTTATTGAGCCGGGAATTAAATTTATTATAAGTTCAGTAGCATTAATGACTGGTGGAACGGCATTCCTGATGTGGATTTCAGAAAGAATATCAATAAGAGGTATTGGAAATGGTACATCTATGTTGATTTTCCTGAACATTGTTGCAGGATTACCGGGAGTATTACATAACATGTGGGCAAGTCTTAGTAAGGAAAGTACAGGTATCGTTATGTTTACATTGTCGTTAGTACTGTTTGTGGTAATTATAACTTTAATGGTAATAGTTCAGCTTGCTGAAAGAAGAATCCCTATACAGTATGCAGGAAAAGGTAGTTTAGGATTTGGTGGAGGACAGAGTGCAGTTGGAAGAAGAACTTATCTGCCTTTAAAAATAAATATGTCTGGAGTAATGCCGATAATCTTTGCGTCAGTGTTGATGGCGGCACCACCATTTATAGTTTCACTAATGAAGGATAGTAAATTAAAAACTTTTTTAGCAACTCAGTTTGCCCCTAAAGGAGTTATGTACTTGTTGTTATTTGCGATACTGATTACAGTATTTTCTTTCTTCTATACTTTGACAATAGCATTTGATCCTGATAAGGTGGCAGATGACTTGAAACAGAGTGGAGGAACGATACCTACAGTAAGAGCGGGAGCAGAAACAGCTGATTATCTGGAAGGAGTAGCAACCAGAGTAACTTTTGGAAGTGCTATATTTCTATCACTTTTAGGAATATTCCCTAACATCTGGTTTGGATATTTTCTTAATATAAATGTATTAATCGGGGGAACAAGTCTTTTGATTCTTGTAGGAACAGCAGTAGAATTACTTCAACAGATAGATTCTTATCTAGCTGTTAAGAAGATGAAAGGTTTCATAAAAAAAGACAGAAAAAATAGACGGTAA
- a CDS encoding small multi-drug export protein produces MKKLAQSIVAFIISIFGVNAGKVIGIFFISLLPVIELRGSIPIGYYQGLPWYTNMITSIIGNILPVPFILLFVVKVFEFMKKRNIMVNVIEKIEKRAMSRSESIANKEFLGLMLFVAIPFPGTGAWTGALIAALLQFDRKKSFVYIFIGVLIAASLVTLGVYGVIGSLV; encoded by the coding sequence ATGAAGAAACTGGCCCAGTCAATAGTAGCATTTATTATAAGCATATTTGGAGTGAATGCCGGAAAGGTAATTGGAATATTTTTTATTTCCCTGCTTCCGGTCATAGAGCTGAGGGGAAGTATACCGATAGGATACTATCAGGGACTTCCATGGTATACAAATATGATAACTTCAATTATAGGTAACATTCTACCTGTTCCTTTTATACTTTTATTTGTTGTAAAAGTGTTTGAATTTATGAAAAAAAGAAACATAATGGTAAATGTTATTGAAAAAATAGAAAAAAGAGCAATGAGCAGAAGTGAGAGCATTGCAAATAAGGAATTTCTAGGACTTATGCTGTTCGTAGCGATTCCGTTTCCAGGAACAGGAGCATGGACAGGGGCATTAATTGCGGCATTGCTTCAATTTGACAGAAAAAAATCTTTTGTATACATTTTTATTGGAGTATTGATAGCGGCATCTTTAGTGACTCTGGGAGTATATGGAGTTATAGGGTCTTTAGTATAA
- a CDS encoding DNA-3-methyladenine glycosylase I, giving the protein MNNSNRCGWAKGEKDILYHDTEWGVPSHEDGYIFEMLILEGFQAGLSWNTILQKRENFRKAFDNFDYRKMAKYDEMKLNELLKNEGIIRNRLKINSTVTNARAFMKIQEEFGSFAKYIWKFTDNKRIINKWKELSEVPATSELSDKISKDLKKRGFKFVGSTIIYSFLQAIGIIDDHLMSCPYKR; this is encoded by the coding sequence ATGAATAACAGCAACCGTTGCGGATGGGCAAAGGGAGAAAAGGATATTTTATATCATGACACTGAATGGGGAGTGCCTTCCCACGAGGATGGATATATTTTTGAAATGCTCATACTTGAAGGCTTTCAGGCTGGACTTAGCTGGAACACAATTTTACAGAAAAGGGAAAATTTCAGGAAAGCATTTGATAATTTTGATTACAGGAAAATGGCAAAATACGATGAAATGAAGCTGAATGAACTCTTAAAAAATGAAGGAATTATACGGAACAGACTGAAAATAAACTCCACTGTTACAAATGCCAGGGCATTTATGAAAATTCAGGAAGAATTTGGCTCTTTTGCAAAATATATATGGAAGTTTACTGATAACAAAAGAATTATAAATAAATGGAAGGAACTTTCTGAAGTACCTGCCACTAGTGAGCTTTCTGATAAGATAAGCAAAGACTTAAAAAAGAGAGGATTCAAGTTCGTCGGTTCTACTATTATCTATTCTTTCTTACAGGCTATAGGAATTATTGATGATCATTTAATGAGTTGTCCTTATAAGAGGTAA
- a CDS encoding YafY family protein, with amino-acid sequence MNKSERINDMMFYLNKKNQFNLKDITEKYGISKRTALRDIQSLEKIGVPIYSEVGRYGKYKIVNKKLLSSAMFTENEIFSLYFGMLTLETYEMCPFNLDKEKLKAKFETCLSKEQLKKLFLIEKILKVEMKKAGKNSSLLKDIVEAIIENKICRIVYQKGINKIEEEVQFLRIFSCKGKWNLEALIYKNGKKKVFECSKIISIEKINLVPLKNLKEIIENI; translated from the coding sequence ATGAATAAATCTGAAAGAATAAACGATATGATGTTTTATCTTAATAAGAAAAATCAATTTAATTTAAAAGATATAACTGAAAAATACGGTATTTCAAAAAGAACGGCACTTAGAGATATTCAATCTCTTGAAAAAATTGGTGTTCCTATATATTCTGAAGTAGGTAGATATGGTAAATATAAGATAGTAAATAAAAAATTGCTTTCATCAGCTATGTTTACTGAAAATGAGATTTTTTCTCTTTATTTTGGAATGCTAACATTGGAAACATATGAAATGTGTCCATTTAATTTAGATAAAGAAAAATTAAAAGCTAAATTTGAGACCTGTCTTTCAAAAGAACAGTTAAAGAAACTTTTTTTAATAGAAAAAATATTAAAAGTGGAAATGAAAAAAGCCGGGAAAAACAGCTCATTATTAAAAGATATAGTAGAAGCAATAATTGAAAATAAAATTTGTAGAATAGTATATCAGAAAGGAATAAATAAAATAGAGGAAGAAGTGCAATTTTTAAGAATTTTTTCATGTAAGGGAAAGTGGAATTTAGAAGCTTTGATTTATAAGAATGGAAAAAAGAAAGTATTTGAATGCAGTAAAATCATTTCTATTGAAAAGATAAATTTAGTTCCTTTAAAAAATTTGAAAGAAATTATTGAAAATATATAG
- a CDS encoding phosphate/phosphite/phosphonate ABC transporter substrate-binding protein codes for MKKNILKIILITLISLMLLSCGKKEDKIKIVFLPNESNDSLKNSREEFAKVIEKATGKKVEIITTTDYNIAVENIISGQAQIAYIGAEALLNARERSKDVEAVLTNSGASGTLEDAFYYSFIAVREEDAPQYKSGDGYDLKKMQGKSITFVTNSSTSGFKIPAHEIVKIFNLKDNDEVIQEGKVFSKVIFGGSHPGAQVNLFKKDSDIATFAIPKSFTIYELTSGQENKAGATYKVKQGAVAPFGDYAGKSFTVIKSIPVFNGPIVFNVKKLSKEDQDKIKKALMSKETTDNPAIFSDKKSKIRGLFLKENPNVGFLETDSKWYEQAKE; via the coding sequence ATGAAAAAAAATATTCTGAAAATAATTTTAATTACATTGATATCATTAATGTTATTAAGCTGTGGAAAAAAGGAAGATAAAATAAAGATAGTGTTCCTACCTAATGAGTCAAATGATTCGCTGAAAAACTCGAGGGAAGAATTTGCAAAGGTGATAGAAAAGGCAACTGGAAAAAAGGTTGAAATAATAACAACTACAGATTATAACATTGCAGTGGAGAACATAATTTCAGGACAGGCTCAGATTGCATATATTGGTGCAGAAGCTCTGCTGAATGCAAGGGAAAGAAGTAAGGATGTGGAAGCTGTATTGACAAATTCAGGAGCCAGCGGAACATTGGAAGATGCATTCTATTACAGTTTCATAGCTGTAAGGGAGGAAGATGCTCCACAGTACAAGTCTGGAGATGGATATGACCTTAAAAAAATGCAGGGGAAATCAATAACGTTTGTTACAAATAGTTCAACATCAGGATTCAAAATACCTGCGCATGAAATCGTGAAAATATTTAATCTGAAGGACAATGATGAAGTAATACAGGAAGGAAAAGTATTTTCAAAAGTAATATTTGGAGGATCTCATCCGGGAGCACAGGTAAATCTGTTTAAAAAGGATTCTGACATTGCAACGTTTGCCATTCCAAAGTCATTTACGATATATGAACTGACTTCAGGGCAGGAAAATAAAGCAGGAGCCACTTATAAGGTAAAGCAGGGGGCAGTTGCGCCATTTGGGGATTATGCAGGGAAAAGTTTCACTGTAATAAAATCAATACCTGTATTTAACGGGCCGATAGTATTCAATGTAAAAAAACTTTCTAAAGAAGACCAGGATAAAATTAAAAAAGCCCTTATGTCAAAGGAAACAACAGACAATCCTGCAATATTCAGTGACAAGAAAAGCAAGATAAGAGGACTGTTCCTGAAGGAAAATCCGAATGTAGGATTCCTGGAAACAGATTCAAAATGGTATGAACAGGCAAAAGAATAA
- the phnC gene encoding phosphonate ABC transporter ATP-binding protein → MLLSVNNITKKYKNGITALKDVSLTAEKGEFISVIGPSGSGKSTLLRTINRMIDIDEGTILFNDVQIEKLKGKEINRFRRQIGMIFQSYNLVERLTVIENVLHGRLGYKSVLAGSLGLYTEEEKKEAFSILEKVDMMKYAYQRCSELSGGQKQRVGIARALMQNPVLLLCDEPIASLDPKSSERVMDYLRKITDEMGITCIVNLHQVDIATKYSDRIIGLNEGHKVFDDTVGNLTKEKVEKIYSGFGEDNWI, encoded by the coding sequence ATGCTGCTATCAGTAAATAATATCACAAAAAAATATAAAAACGGGATAACAGCCCTGAAAGATGTTTCACTGACAGCCGAAAAGGGTGAATTCATTTCAGTTATAGGGCCTTCAGGTTCAGGAAAATCAACTTTGCTGAGGACAATAAACAGAATGATTGATATAGATGAAGGAACCATACTTTTCAATGATGTTCAGATTGAGAAACTTAAGGGAAAGGAAATAAACAGGTTCAGAAGGCAGATAGGAATGATATTTCAGAGTTACAATCTTGTTGAAAGACTTACGGTTATTGAAAATGTTCTTCATGGAAGGCTGGGGTACAAATCGGTACTGGCAGGGTCGCTGGGACTTTACACGGAGGAAGAGAAAAAGGAAGCTTTCAGTATACTGGAAAAGGTTGATATGATGAAATATGCATATCAGAGATGCAGTGAATTAAGCGGTGGGCAGAAACAGAGGGTCGGAATTGCAAGGGCACTTATGCAGAATCCTGTGCTTCTTCTATGTGATGAGCCGATTGCATCTCTTGATCCGAAAAGTTCGGAAAGGGTGATGGATTACTTAAGAAAAATTACTGATGAGATGGGAATAACATGTATTGTAAATTTACATCAGGTTGACATTGCAACAAAGTATTCTGATAGAATTATCGGCTTGAATGAAGGACATAAAGTATTTGATGATACTGTAGGAAATTTGACAAAGGAAAAAGTGGAAAAAATTTATTCAGGTTTTGGAGAAGACAACTGGATTTAA
- a CDS encoding ABC transporter permease: protein MKLTNKDIFKRRMQSKIIFLFSIIILYAVSSMISGFENGLAFLSVPKGVLWLFQKFIPNGNTLKYLPKIMKPALETILLALTSTLISSVFALIMSVIGSETVGISRVAAFAVKLTASFFRNMPVVAWSLLLLFSFKQSQFTGLLSLTFITFGYLTRSFMETIDEVAGDVVEALKATGASWWQIIFQGVIPSVSSQLVSWVLYYTENNVREATLIGILTGTGIGFIFNLYYRSFRYDAAGLVILIVAVIVSAIEMISNKIRKELL from the coding sequence ATGAAGTTAACTAATAAAGATATATTTAAGAGGAGAATGCAATCAAAAATAATATTTCTGTTTTCTATTATAATATTATATGCCGTATCCTCCATGATTTCAGGATTTGAAAATGGACTGGCATTTCTGTCGGTTCCAAAAGGAGTATTATGGCTGTTTCAGAAATTTATTCCTAACGGGAATACATTAAAATATCTGCCTAAAATTATGAAACCGGCACTTGAAACGATTCTGCTGGCTCTGACTTCAACACTGATTTCATCAGTGTTTGCACTTATAATGTCAGTGATTGGATCAGAAACGGTAGGAATAAGCAGAGTGGCTGCTTTTGCAGTGAAACTTACAGCCTCATTTTTCAGAAATATGCCGGTTGTGGCATGGTCGCTGCTGCTGCTGTTTTCATTTAAACAGAGCCAGTTTACAGGACTTCTGTCATTGACATTTATAACATTCGGATATCTTACAAGATCTTTCATGGAAACTATAGATGAAGTTGCAGGTGATGTAGTGGAAGCGTTAAAGGCGACAGGAGCTTCGTGGTGGCAGATTATATTTCAGGGGGTAATTCCAAGTGTTTCCTCACAGCTTGTTTCATGGGTTCTGTATTATACTGAAAACAATGTGAGGGAAGCGACTCTTATAGGAATACTTACAGGAACAGGGATAGGATTCATATTCAATCTGTATTACAGAAGTTTCAGATATGATGCCGCAGGTCTTGTAATACTTATTGTGGCAGTTATAGTTTCAGCAATAGAGATGATATCAAACAAGATAAGAAAGGAACTGCTTTAA
- a CDS encoding ABC transporter permease, translated as MEKNRNGKIVIKKFTKARFYLTATLIVFCITGLYTMFTIDTGDINIGNALREFIKNLQEMFLGARLSDRYSFLEIFQSLGVSLSLAMMSTMIGGFIALFLSFFAAENLSGGKISGIIRITVSFIRSIPTILWVMVFSVVANIGVEAAVIGISFHTVAFLVKAYSESIEELDRETIEALKASGASWWQIIFQAVIPSSMASILSWTFVRFEMNFTNAVVVGAASGAGGIGYEMFMAGTMYHDLKEVGVFAYMILFTAVILEAVSYGLKKKYINRK; from the coding sequence ATGGAAAAAAATAGAAATGGTAAAATAGTAATAAAAAAGTTTACAAAGGCAAGATTTTATTTAACAGCTACATTAATTGTCTTTTGTATAACAGGATTGTATACAATGTTTACAATAGATACAGGAGACATAAATATAGGGAATGCCTTAAGGGAATTTATTAAAAATTTGCAGGAAATGTTTTTAGGAGCAAGGCTTTCAGACAGATACAGCTTTTTAGAAATATTTCAAAGCCTGGGAGTAAGCCTGTCCCTTGCTATGATGTCGACAATGATTGGTGGATTTATTGCGTTATTTCTGTCATTTTTTGCGGCTGAAAATCTTTCGGGAGGGAAAATATCTGGAATAATAAGAATTACAGTATCTTTTATAAGGTCGATTCCTACAATACTTTGGGTTATGGTATTCTCTGTCGTTGCAAATATAGGAGTGGAAGCCGCAGTTATCGGAATTTCCTTTCATACAGTCGCCTTTCTTGTGAAGGCATATTCTGAAAGTATCGAAGAACTGGACAGGGAAACGATTGAAGCGTTGAAGGCAAGTGGAGCTTCGTGGTGGCAGATTATATTTCAGGCGGTAATTCCTTCATCAATGGCATCAATACTGTCATGGACATTTGTACGTTTTGAAATGAATTTTACTAATGCGGTTGTCGTTGGAGCAGCTTCAGGGGCTGGAGGAATAGGATATGAAATGTTTATGGCAGGTACTATGTATCATGACTTAAAAGAAGTGGGTGTTTTCGCATATATGATTTTATTTACTGCTGTCATTCTTGAAGCAGTGTCTTACGGGCTTAAAAAGAAATATATTAACAGGAAATAA
- a CDS encoding DNA translocase FtsK, with translation MNKKVKGASFIVLGLFLTYLLVNRRGIEASNNSEGNILFLFLDFFTLFSGKMAWIIIGILLITGLAFLIKKEVRVSRRKELTGVVCFLAISLLFIREDIVSPLPDSFTDAGRIILELGFGKESGGIVGSLVAMPLYKVITTTAMGIFLWAVVGLSILYLLSSPLEYLYEWIKGVRQYYKSDEYKEKVKLLKAKKMSEKLKRTDYKKYQKEEMKKRIIESRNQKLSFELAKKPKDSFLDRTEIYSDEELAKKEKEWAEFSKKMEKTKTSVEKEKTEEKLVKKPEKSEVEEKKPEIKEQKHEKIKEEEKHAEIPEKDEIHKASAENRKDSEKDNKTAEDKNSENKKSVLEDKTAGENKPVQEKQVDVKPSDAKPADVKDIRKEEKVQEEVKVKQKNEVKKESKKTENSHEEMVIPKIEAFEDMEAIKREKELQESLKKAEDARNNSDKGYNELLKKSIEEIFKIKPMDIEKKFEIEKSIIDNVNHLENVLKQFGIDAKVVNYEYGPTITRYEITIPAGTKVSKVTSLSDDIAMNLAAESIRIEAPIPGKNTIGIETPNKIKEPVHFSNIIQNKELEKGELNVILGKDIVGRDKIIDITKMPHLLIAGQTGSGKSVAVNTLIATLISKKSEKEVKFIMVDPKMVELMPYNDIPHLLVPVIIDPQQAAIALKWAVNEMENRYKQLMENGVRNIKSYNSLKYVEKMPYIVIIIDELADLMMVASGSVEESIARIAQKARAVGIHLVVATQRPSTDVITGMIKANLPSRISFALRSQIDSRTILDSAGAEKLLGQGDMLLLENGSSKLERIQGAFISDEEVSNLTSTLKSSRKVKYREEILTETHENDKTVDPYFENAIEIIKQEKKVSISLLQRELRVGFNRASRIYDQLKEKGVISYDNQILIDDDLENEIKK, from the coding sequence ATGAATAAAAAAGTTAAAGGGGCTTCCTTCATCGTTTTAGGGTTATTCCTGACGTATCTTTTAGTTAACAGAAGAGGGATAGAGGCCTCAAATAATTCTGAAGGAAATATTCTGTTTCTATTTTTAGATTTTTTTACTCTGTTTTCCGGTAAAATGGCATGGATAATAATTGGAATACTGCTTATAACAGGGCTGGCATTTCTAATAAAAAAAGAAGTGAGGGTGAGCAGAAGGAAAGAGCTGACAGGAGTAGTCTGTTTTTTAGCGATTTCATTGCTATTCATAAGGGAAGATATTGTTTCGCCTTTGCCTGATTCATTTACAGATGCCGGAAGAATAATTCTGGAACTTGGATTTGGAAAGGAAAGTGGAGGAATTGTAGGAAGTTTAGTTGCAATGCCTCTGTATAAAGTTATAACGACGACTGCAATGGGGATTTTCCTTTGGGCAGTTGTGGGATTAAGTATCCTGTATCTGCTGTCTTCTCCGCTGGAATACCTTTATGAATGGATAAAGGGAGTAAGACAATATTACAAGAGTGATGAATACAAGGAAAAAGTGAAACTTCTTAAAGCTAAAAAAATGTCAGAAAAGCTTAAACGTACTGACTATAAAAAATATCAGAAAGAAGAAATGAAAAAACGTATAATAGAATCAAGAAATCAGAAGTTAAGCTTTGAGCTGGCTAAAAAACCGAAGGACAGTTTTTTAGACAGAACCGAGATTTATTCAGATGAAGAGTTAGCTAAAAAAGAAAAGGAATGGGCTGAATTTTCTAAAAAAATGGAAAAAACGAAAACTTCTGTTGAAAAAGAAAAGACTGAAGAAAAACTTGTGAAAAAACCTGAAAAATCTGAAGTTGAAGAGAAAAAGCCAGAAATAAAGGAACAGAAACATGAAAAAATAAAAGAAGAAGAAAAACATGCGGAAATTCCTGAAAAGGATGAAATTCATAAAGCTTCGGCTGAAAATAGGAAAGATTCTGAAAAAGATAATAAAACTGCAGAAGATAAAAATTCTGAAAATAAAAAGTCTGTTCTGGAAGACAAAACTGCCGGCGAAAATAAACCCGTTCAGGAAAAACAGGTTGATGTGAAGCCTTCCGATGCAAAACCTGCTGATGTGAAGGATATACGAAAAGAGGAAAAAGTACAAGAAGAAGTAAAAGTTAAACAGAAGAATGAAGTAAAAAAAGAAAGTAAGAAGACTGAAAATTCTCATGAAGAAATGGTAATTCCTAAAATTGAAGCATTTGAAGATATGGAAGCCATTAAAAGAGAAAAGGAACTGCAGGAAAGCCTTAAAAAGGCTGAAGATGCAAGAAATAATTCAGACAAAGGATATAATGAACTCCTGAAAAAATCCATAGAAGAAATATTTAAGATTAAGCCTATGGACATTGAAAAGAAATTTGAGATTGAAAAAAGTATCATTGATAATGTCAATCATCTGGAAAATGTGCTTAAGCAGTTTGGAATAGATGCAAAAGTTGTAAATTACGAATATGGTCCGACAATTACAAGATATGAAATTACAATACCTGCCGGAACAAAAGTCAGCAAGGTTACTTCGCTTTCAGACGACATTGCAATGAATCTTGCCGCTGAAAGCATAAGAATAGAAGCACCTATTCCGGGGAAAAACACAATTGGTATAGAAACTCCGAATAAAATAAAGGAACCTGTACATTTCTCCAATATAATACAGAATAAGGAACTGGAAAAGGGAGAACTTAACGTAATTTTAGGTAAGGACATAGTTGGAAGAGACAAAATAATAGATATTACTAAAATGCCGCATCTGCTTATAGCAGGGCAGACGGGTTCAGGTAAGTCGGTAGCGGTAAATACTCTGATAGCGACACTGATATCCAAAAAGTCTGAAAAAGAAGTAAAATTTATTATGGTGGATCCTAAGATGGTGGAACTGATGCCTTACAATGACATACCTCATCTGCTTGTTCCTGTCATAATTGACCCGCAGCAGGCCGCTATAGCCTTAAAGTGGGCAGTAAATGAGATGGAGAACAGATATAAGCAGCTTATGGAAAATGGAGTGAGAAACATAAAAAGCTACAATTCCCTGAAGTATGTTGAAAAAATGCCTTATATCGTTATAATAATAGATGAGCTGGCAGACCTTATGATGGTTGCTTCAGGAAGCGTGGAGGAATCCATTGCAAGAATTGCACAGAAGGCAAGAGCGGTGGGAATCCATCTTGTAGTTGCGACTCAGCGTCCGTCAACAGATGTTATAACAGGTATGATAAAAGCAAATCTTCCAAGCAGAATTTCGTTTGCCCTGAGATCCCAGATAGATTCAAGAACTATACTGGACTCTGCAGGAGCAGAAAAACTGCTAGGTCAGGGAGATATGCTTCTGCTTGAAAATGGTTCTTCAAAGCTTGAAAGAATACAGGGAGCATTCATTTCGGATGAGGAGGTTTCCAACCTTACTTCTACACTGAAATCAAGCAGAAAGGTAAAATACAGGGAAGAAATTCTTACAGAAACACATGAAAATGATAAGACGGTGGATCCTTACTTTGAAAATGCGATAGAGATAATAAAACAGGAGAAAAAAGTTTCAATATCTCTTCTGCAGCGTGAATTAAGAGTAGGATTTAACAGGGCATCAAGAATCTATGACCAGTTAAAGGAAAAAGGAGTTATAAGCTACGATAATCAGATATTAATTGATGATGATCTGGAAAACGAAATAAAAAAATAA